The following coding sequences are from one Streptomyces angustmyceticus window:
- a CDS encoding vWA domain-containing protein: MGIRSLLRNAFGRSKATREETGAAPSGADKPESATIPEARAESAPGAATPEAEVPAARTAPTETPDTDPAPAPKTPTLPAQGGHADRGERADQVSRADQAEKTSAGRDDAEAEAPEAAAPAASDLVSQAFDNPTQTPAADAEPAAAPAEAAEAPEPQAESAAEVKEAPAAESVAEAKTTADAEPVAEAKATADAAEPKAEPAAEVVAEPADSKVVAEPADAAVAEAAAVAEPTAEPGTAPEPEAKAAAEPAPEPEAETETEAKAADQPAAAPEPEPAPEAETKPEAAAPAPEEPKADAEAKPEPEPKADAKADATPEAAPTAPSAAPEPQTAPEPRAAAPATAEAEPRPETPGAPGSLPAVAPALLSLYKSAGATLDKHGLATQRAAVYLVLDRSGSMRNYYKDGTVQNLAEQALGLAAHFDDDATVPVVFFSTDIDGTADIDLANYEGRIAELHAGLGHMGRTNYHWAVNAVVDHYKKSGSTAPAFVIFQTDGAPTSKPAAEKALCEAAGLPIFWQFIGFGDPDAKGFDFLRKLDDLAVPEKRAVDNAGFFHAGRDPRGLSHDELYQQLMVEFPEWLAEARTAGIVKDD, translated from the coding sequence ATGGGCATTCGGAGTCTGCTGCGCAACGCTTTCGGTCGCTCCAAGGCGACCCGTGAAGAAACCGGCGCGGCCCCGAGCGGCGCCGACAAGCCGGAGTCCGCGACCATCCCGGAGGCGCGCGCGGAGTCCGCCCCGGGTGCCGCGACCCCGGAGGCCGAGGTTCCGGCCGCCCGGACGGCTCCCACGGAGACCCCGGACACCGACCCCGCTCCCGCCCCGAAGACCCCGACGCTGCCGGCCCAGGGCGGCCACGCGGACCGGGGCGAGCGGGCCGACCAGGTGAGCCGGGCGGACCAGGCGGAAAAGACCTCCGCGGGACGGGACGACGCCGAGGCCGAGGCCCCTGAGGCTGCCGCCCCGGCCGCCTCCGACCTCGTGAGCCAGGCGTTCGACAACCCGACGCAGACGCCGGCAGCGGACGCCGAGCCGGCCGCCGCGCCCGCCGAGGCCGCTGAGGCCCCTGAGCCGCAGGCGGAGTCGGCGGCAGAGGTGAAGGAAGCGCCTGCGGCGGAGTCGGTGGCCGAGGCCAAGACGACGGCCGACGCGGAGCCGGTGGCCGAGGCGAAGGCGACGGCCGACGCGGCGGAGCCCAAGGCCGAGCCCGCGGCGGAGGTCGTGGCGGAGCCCGCGGACTCCAAGGTCGTCGCGGAGCCCGCAGACGCGGCCGTCGCCGAGGCCGCGGCCGTTGCCGAGCCGACGGCAGAGCCCGGGACCGCACCCGAGCCGGAAGCGAAGGCGGCGGCGGAGCCCGCCCCGGAGCCCGAGGCCGAGACCGAGACCGAGGCAAAGGCCGCGGACCAGCCGGCGGCCGCGCCCGAGCCGGAGCCGGCGCCCGAAGCGGAGACGAAGCCCGAAGCTGCCGCCCCGGCGCCCGAGGAGCCGAAGGCCGACGCGGAGGCGAAGCCCGAGCCGGAGCCGAAGGCGGACGCAAAGGCGGACGCGACGCCCGAAGCCGCCCCCACCGCCCCGTCGGCCGCCCCCGAGCCCCAGACGGCCCCCGAGCCCCGGGCAGCAGCCCCGGCAACGGCGGAAGCCGAGCCCCGGCCCGAGACCCCCGGCGCCCCCGGTTCGCTCCCCGCCGTCGCCCCCGCGCTGCTCAGCCTCTACAAGTCCGCGGGCGCCACCCTGGACAAGCACGGCCTCGCCACCCAGCGCGCCGCCGTCTACCTCGTCCTCGACCGCTCCGGCTCGATGCGCAACTACTACAAGGACGGCACGGTCCAGAACCTCGCCGAGCAGGCCCTCGGCCTCGCCGCGCACTTCGACGACGACGCCACCGTCCCGGTCGTCTTCTTCTCCACCGACATCGACGGCACCGCCGACATCGACCTCGCCAACTACGAGGGCCGCATCGCGGAACTGCACGCCGGTCTCGGCCACATGGGCCGTACGAACTACCACTGGGCCGTCAACGCCGTCGTCGACCACTACAAGAAGTCCGGTTCCACCGCGCCGGCCTTCGTCATCTTCCAGACCGACGGTGCCCCGACCTCCAAGCCGGCCGCCGAGAAGGCGCTCTGCGAGGCGGCCGGACTCCCGATCTTCTGGCAGTTCATCGGCTTCGGGGACCCGGACGCCAAGGGCTTCGACTTCCTCCGCAAGCTCGACGACCTGGCCGTCCCGGAGAAGCGCGCCGTCGACAACGCCGGTTTCTTCCACGCCGGCCGCGACCCGCGCGGCCTCTCCCACGACGAGCTCTACCAGCAGCTGATGGTCGAGTTCCCCGAGTGGCTCGCCGAGGCCCGCACCGCGGGCATCGTCAAGGACGACTGA
- a CDS encoding alpha/beta hydrolase gives MGLTSQSLEYTVIVLAVACVAATVWLWPRLSRRGVGPVLGRLGAIVVTQVSIVCALALAVNTNFEFYGDWDELLGNNDKAPVSVSEGGGQYASVGNMKGGLVQPAGPQGLDRVTGLPKGPADKVGKVESVRIVGRRTRAINPGFVYLPPQYFQQQFRRQRFPVMVVISGYPGGIMNLAQHLQVPQNAGRLIAQGRMQPTVIVMVRPTIAPPRDTECVDVPGGPQAETFFTKDLPDAMKSAYRVGHDPSAWGAFGYSSGGTCSLQLAMRNPHAYTSAVSLSGDYAIKDDLTTGSLFGPGAQGAQREREHDLLWRLKNLPAPQISALVASSRKGEADYGETMKFLHAAKSPMSVDSIILPQGSHQFATWRREVVPALEWQSQQLTFPQDTEAAAPQRKPNAGAPGKSGAPGPQRTGPSKAPTTSDDKGRRRVEAERPRG, from the coding sequence ATGGGGCTGACCAGTCAGTCGCTCGAGTACACGGTGATCGTGCTGGCGGTGGCCTGTGTCGCCGCCACGGTGTGGCTCTGGCCCCGGTTGTCGAGGCGCGGGGTCGGCCCCGTCCTGGGCAGACTGGGCGCCATCGTGGTCACCCAGGTGTCGATCGTTTGTGCGCTCGCCCTCGCCGTGAACACGAACTTCGAGTTCTACGGCGACTGGGACGAGCTGCTCGGCAACAACGACAAGGCCCCGGTGTCCGTGAGCGAGGGCGGCGGGCAGTACGCCTCGGTCGGCAACATGAAGGGCGGGCTGGTCCAGCCGGCCGGTCCGCAGGGCCTCGATCGGGTGACCGGGCTTCCCAAGGGGCCCGCGGACAAGGTGGGCAAGGTCGAGTCCGTACGGATCGTCGGCCGCCGCACCCGGGCCATCAACCCCGGCTTCGTGTATCTGCCGCCGCAGTACTTCCAGCAGCAGTTCCGCCGGCAGCGGTTCCCCGTCATGGTCGTCATCAGCGGCTACCCGGGCGGGATCATGAACCTCGCGCAGCACCTCCAGGTGCCGCAGAACGCCGGCCGGCTGATCGCGCAGGGCCGGATGCAGCCGACGGTGATCGTGATGGTCCGGCCGACGATCGCACCGCCGCGGGACACCGAGTGCGTGGACGTGCCGGGCGGGCCGCAGGCCGAGACGTTCTTCACCAAGGACCTGCCGGACGCCATGAAGTCGGCCTACCGGGTGGGCCACGACCCCAGCGCCTGGGGCGCGTTCGGATACTCGTCCGGCGGTACGTGCTCGCTGCAGCTGGCGATGCGCAACCCGCACGCCTACACCTCCGCGGTCTCGCTCTCCGGCGACTACGCGATCAAGGACGACCTGACCACCGGCAGTCTCTTCGGCCCCGGCGCCCAGGGCGCCCAGCGGGAGCGCGAGCACGATCTGCTGTGGCGGCTGAAGAACCTGCCCGCGCCGCAGATCTCCGCGCTGGTCGCCAGCAGCCGTAAGGGCGAGGCGGACTACGGCGAGACCATGAAGTTCCTCCACGCCGCCAAGTCGCCGATGTCGGTGGACTCGATCATCCTGCCGCAGGGCAGTCACCAGTTCGCGACCTGGCGCCGCGAGGTCGTGCCCGCCCTGGAGTGGCAGAGCCAGCAGCTGACCTTCCCGCAGGACACCGAGGCGGCCGCCCCGCAGCGCAAGCCGAACGCGGGGGCGCCGGGCAAGAGCGGCGCCCCGGGCCCGCAGCGGACCGGGCCGTCCAAGGCGCCGACGACGTCCGACGACAAGGGCCGCCGTCGGGTGGAGGCGGAGCGCCCCCGGGGGTAG
- a CDS encoding VanZ family protein has translation MARTQQGDEAAWSPVAARAPLAVRILLLVLAFAAMVAFAVALARVTLTPSAASVPLTHPNLRPGDSIRSYLAQPHLADTAKQLGGNVLLGVPFGVLLPVLVPRARGLLRVGVATAVVMLLVELVQGALITGRAFDIDDVILNCSGALLGYLLLGLRLGRAVHPRRRHWWHRFSGKGAAVGSPGASETSTP, from the coding sequence ATGGCGCGTACGCAACAGGGTGACGAGGCGGCGTGGTCCCCCGTGGCCGCGCGGGCCCCGCTGGCCGTTCGGATCCTTCTGCTGGTGCTGGCGTTCGCCGCGATGGTGGCCTTCGCGGTGGCGCTGGCGCGGGTCACGCTGACCCCGTCGGCGGCCTCGGTGCCGCTGACCCATCCCAACCTCCGCCCCGGTGACTCGATCCGGAGCTACCTGGCGCAGCCGCACCTGGCCGACACGGCCAAGCAGCTCGGCGGCAACGTCCTGCTGGGGGTGCCGTTCGGGGTGCTGCTGCCGGTGCTGGTGCCGCGGGCGCGGGGACTGCTCAGGGTCGGCGTGGCGACGGCGGTGGTGATGCTGCTGGTGGAGCTGGTGCAGGGGGCGCTGATCACCGGCCGGGCGTTCGACATCGACGATGTGATCCTCAACTGCTCCGGCGCGCTGCTCGGTTATCTGCTGCTGGGGCTGCGGCTGGGCCGTGCGGTGCATCCGCGGCGCCGGCACTGGTGGCACCGGTTCAGCGGGAAGGGGGCGGCCGTGGGGAGCCCCGGGGCCTCCGAGACGTCCACCCCGTAG